One genomic window of Hippocampus zosterae strain Florida chromosome 12, ASM2543408v3, whole genome shotgun sequence includes the following:
- the grb14 gene encoding growth factor receptor-bound protein 14 isoform X2 — translation MQQVEKRVTWSTCCSSRSGCSYSVALRAWLVFTLDQDKCNSDCSMNLRARRVTLPAITPLCLQKRVIKIYNEDNTSWAVEVPSDIVARDICQLFALKSQCIDEHSLTLYEHLSHLGIERTIEDHESIMEIISSWGMDEDNRIHFRKNYAKYEFFRKPLDFFPDHMVSVSSENNGGLDHSQLVETFLSSSTCPEIHGHLHAKEPSKKSWKKLYFILRRSGLYVSSKGTSKDPWHLQFIADLTDSNVYTLLSAKKAHGAPTDFGFCVKSIKCTSSRDMKLLCADDEQTRSCWISAVRLLKHGMQLYQNFMQPHQKQKASPMRSISENSLVAMDFSGQKSRVIENPSEVLSVAVQEGLAWRRKSCHRLSSHGSPSASQSSLNIALHLAQPWFHGKLSRDEAQRLITQQGPIDGLFLLRDSQSNPKTFVLSLCHMQKVKHFQILPVDDAGELAYSLDDGHTRFSDLIQLVEFYQLNRGVLPCKLKQHCSGTTL, via the exons ATGCAACAG GTTGAAAAAAGAGTCACTTGGTCCACCTGCTGCTCTTCCCGAAGCGGTTGCTCCTACTCTGTCGCACTCCGCGCCTGGCTCGTTTTTACCTTGGACCAAGACAAGTGCAACTCGG ACTGCAGCATGAACCTCCGCGCAAGAAGAGTGACCTTGCCTGCCATCACACCTCTTTGTCTGCAGAAGCGG GTCATTAAGATTTATAATGAAGACAACACCAGCTGGGCGGTGGAGGTCCCTAGTGACATTGTAGCCCGGGACATATGTCAGCTATTTGCCTTGAAGAGCCAATGCATCGATGAACACAGCTTGACGCTTTACGAGCATCTCTCCCACCTGGGAATCG AGAGAACAATCGAGGACCACGAGTCTATCATGGAGATCATCTCCAGCTGGGGGATGGATGAAGACAACCGGATCCATTTTAGGAAGAACTACGCAAAATATGAATTTTTCCGGAAACCTTTG GACTTCTTCCCTGACCACATGGTGTCCGTATCCAGTGAAAACAACGGGGGGTTGGATCACTCTCAACTTGTGGAG ACATTCCTCAGCTCCAGCACCTGCCCAGAGATTCACGGACATCTCCACGCCAaggagccaagcaagaagtCCTGGAAGAAGTTGTACTTTATCTTGCGGAGGTCAGGGCTTTATGTCTCCAGTAAGGGAACTTCTAAG GACCCGTGGCATCTTCAGTTCATCGCCGACTTGACCGACTCGAATGTCTACACCTTGTTGTCCGCCAAAAAAGCACACGGGGCTCCGACGGATTTCGGCTTCTGTGTCAAG TCCATAAAGTGCACTTCATCCCGCGATATGAAGCTGTTGTGTGCCGACGACGAGCAGACCAGGTCGTGCTGGATCTCAGCCGTGCGATTGCTCAAG CACGGGATGCAGCTGTACCAAAACTTCATGCAACCGCACCAGAAACAAAAAGCTTCCCCAATG CGGAGCATCTCCGAGAACTCCCTGGTGGCCATGGACTTCTCGGGCCAGAAGAGTCGGGTGATCGAAAACCCCTCGGAGGTTCTCTCCGTGGCCGTGCAGGAAGGCCTGGCGTGGAGG agGAAAAGCTGCCATCGACTGAGTTCTCATGGAAGCCCATCCGCATCCCAGAGCTCCCTCAACATCG CGCTTCATTTAGCTCAGCCCTGGTTCCATGGCAAGCTGTCACGGGATGAAGCTCAGCGTCTCATCACTCAGCAGGGTCCCATTGATGG GTTATTTCTTCTGAGGGACAGTCAGAGCAACCCCAAGACGTTTGTCCTGTCACTGTGCCACATGCAAAAAGTCAAACACTTCCAAATCTTACCC GTGGATGACGCAGGCGAGTTAGCCTACAGCCTCGACGACGGTCACACGCGCTTCTCGGACTTGATTCAGCTGGTGGAGTTTTACCAGCTGAACCGCGGCGTGCTGCCTTGCAAACTCAAACAGCACTGCAGCGGGACCACCCTGTGA
- the grb14 gene encoding growth factor receptor-bound protein 14 isoform X3 yields the protein MNLRARRVTLPAITPLCLQKRVIKIYNEDNTSWAVEVPSDIVARDICQLFALKSQCIDEHSLTLYEHLSHLGIERTIEDHESIMEIISSWGMDEDNRIHFRKNYAKYEFFRKPLDFFPDHMVSVSSENNGGLDHSQLVETFLSSSTCPEIHGHLHAKEPSKKSWKKLYFILRRSGLYVSSKGTSKDPWHLQFIADLTDSNVYTLLSAKKAHGAPTDFGFCVKSIKCTSSRDMKLLCADDEQTRSCWISAVRLLKHGMQLYQNFMQPHQKQKASPMRSISENSLVAMDFSGQKSRVIENPSEVLSVAVQEGLAWRRKSCHRLSSHGSPSASQSSLNIALHLAQPWFHGKLSRDEAQRLITQQGPIDGLFLLRDSQSNPKTFVLSLCHMQKVKHFQILPVDDAGELAYSLDDGHTRFSDLIQLVEFYQLNRGVLPCKLKQHCSGTTL from the exons ATGAACCTCCGCGCAAGAAGAGTGACCTTGCCTGCCATCACACCTCTTTGTCTGCAGAAGCGG GTCATTAAGATTTATAATGAAGACAACACCAGCTGGGCGGTGGAGGTCCCTAGTGACATTGTAGCCCGGGACATATGTCAGCTATTTGCCTTGAAGAGCCAATGCATCGATGAACACAGCTTGACGCTTTACGAGCATCTCTCCCACCTGGGAATCG AGAGAACAATCGAGGACCACGAGTCTATCATGGAGATCATCTCCAGCTGGGGGATGGATGAAGACAACCGGATCCATTTTAGGAAGAACTACGCAAAATATGAATTTTTCCGGAAACCTTTG GACTTCTTCCCTGACCACATGGTGTCCGTATCCAGTGAAAACAACGGGGGGTTGGATCACTCTCAACTTGTGGAG ACATTCCTCAGCTCCAGCACCTGCCCAGAGATTCACGGACATCTCCACGCCAaggagccaagcaagaagtCCTGGAAGAAGTTGTACTTTATCTTGCGGAGGTCAGGGCTTTATGTCTCCAGTAAGGGAACTTCTAAG GACCCGTGGCATCTTCAGTTCATCGCCGACTTGACCGACTCGAATGTCTACACCTTGTTGTCCGCCAAAAAAGCACACGGGGCTCCGACGGATTTCGGCTTCTGTGTCAAG TCCATAAAGTGCACTTCATCCCGCGATATGAAGCTGTTGTGTGCCGACGACGAGCAGACCAGGTCGTGCTGGATCTCAGCCGTGCGATTGCTCAAG CACGGGATGCAGCTGTACCAAAACTTCATGCAACCGCACCAGAAACAAAAAGCTTCCCCAATG CGGAGCATCTCCGAGAACTCCCTGGTGGCCATGGACTTCTCGGGCCAGAAGAGTCGGGTGATCGAAAACCCCTCGGAGGTTCTCTCCGTGGCCGTGCAGGAAGGCCTGGCGTGGAGG agGAAAAGCTGCCATCGACTGAGTTCTCATGGAAGCCCATCCGCATCCCAGAGCTCCCTCAACATCG CGCTTCATTTAGCTCAGCCCTGGTTCCATGGCAAGCTGTCACGGGATGAAGCTCAGCGTCTCATCACTCAGCAGGGTCCCATTGATGG GTTATTTCTTCTGAGGGACAGTCAGAGCAACCCCAAGACGTTTGTCCTGTCACTGTGCCACATGCAAAAAGTCAAACACTTCCAAATCTTACCC GTGGATGACGCAGGCGAGTTAGCCTACAGCCTCGACGACGGTCACACGCGCTTCTCGGACTTGATTCAGCTGGTGGAGTTTTACCAGCTGAACCGCGGCGTGCTGCCTTGCAAACTCAAACAGCACTGCAGCGGGACCACCCTGTGA
- the grb14 gene encoding growth factor receptor-bound protein 14 isoform X1, whose product MNHAPDDLSGILGAKTEIYQSGPSNGSAALVSLQEPLLTPDVNRSPCECNRLKKESLGPPAALPEAVAPTLSHSAPGSFLPWTKTSATRVIKIYNEDNTSWAVEVPSDIVARDICQLFALKSQCIDEHSLTLYEHLSHLGIERTIEDHESIMEIISSWGMDEDNRIHFRKNYAKYEFFRKPLDFFPDHMVSVSSENNGGLDHSQLVETFLSSSTCPEIHGHLHAKEPSKKSWKKLYFILRRSGLYVSSKGTSKDPWHLQFIADLTDSNVYTLLSAKKAHGAPTDFGFCVKSIKCTSSRDMKLLCADDEQTRSCWISAVRLLKHGMQLYQNFMQPHQKQKASPMRSISENSLVAMDFSGQKSRVIENPSEVLSVAVQEGLAWRRKSCHRLSSHGSPSASQSSLNIALHLAQPWFHGKLSRDEAQRLITQQGPIDGLFLLRDSQSNPKTFVLSLCHMQKVKHFQILPVDDAGELAYSLDDGHTRFSDLIQLVEFYQLNRGVLPCKLKQHCSGTTL is encoded by the exons ATGAATCACGCACCGGATGACTTATCTGGAATCCTCGGAGCCAAAACGGAGATTTACCAGAGTGGCCCGAGTAATGGGAGTGCGGCTCTCGTCTCCTTGCAAGAGCCGTTACTGACGCCAGATGTCAACAGGTCGCCCTGCGAATGCAACAG GTTGAAAAAAGAGTCACTTGGTCCACCTGCTGCTCTTCCCGAAGCGGTTGCTCCTACTCTGTCGCACTCCGCGCCTGGCTCGTTTTTACCTTGGACCAAGACAAGTGCAACTCGG GTCATTAAGATTTATAATGAAGACAACACCAGCTGGGCGGTGGAGGTCCCTAGTGACATTGTAGCCCGGGACATATGTCAGCTATTTGCCTTGAAGAGCCAATGCATCGATGAACACAGCTTGACGCTTTACGAGCATCTCTCCCACCTGGGAATCG AGAGAACAATCGAGGACCACGAGTCTATCATGGAGATCATCTCCAGCTGGGGGATGGATGAAGACAACCGGATCCATTTTAGGAAGAACTACGCAAAATATGAATTTTTCCGGAAACCTTTG GACTTCTTCCCTGACCACATGGTGTCCGTATCCAGTGAAAACAACGGGGGGTTGGATCACTCTCAACTTGTGGAG ACATTCCTCAGCTCCAGCACCTGCCCAGAGATTCACGGACATCTCCACGCCAaggagccaagcaagaagtCCTGGAAGAAGTTGTACTTTATCTTGCGGAGGTCAGGGCTTTATGTCTCCAGTAAGGGAACTTCTAAG GACCCGTGGCATCTTCAGTTCATCGCCGACTTGACCGACTCGAATGTCTACACCTTGTTGTCCGCCAAAAAAGCACACGGGGCTCCGACGGATTTCGGCTTCTGTGTCAAG TCCATAAAGTGCACTTCATCCCGCGATATGAAGCTGTTGTGTGCCGACGACGAGCAGACCAGGTCGTGCTGGATCTCAGCCGTGCGATTGCTCAAG CACGGGATGCAGCTGTACCAAAACTTCATGCAACCGCACCAGAAACAAAAAGCTTCCCCAATG CGGAGCATCTCCGAGAACTCCCTGGTGGCCATGGACTTCTCGGGCCAGAAGAGTCGGGTGATCGAAAACCCCTCGGAGGTTCTCTCCGTGGCCGTGCAGGAAGGCCTGGCGTGGAGG agGAAAAGCTGCCATCGACTGAGTTCTCATGGAAGCCCATCCGCATCCCAGAGCTCCCTCAACATCG CGCTTCATTTAGCTCAGCCCTGGTTCCATGGCAAGCTGTCACGGGATGAAGCTCAGCGTCTCATCACTCAGCAGGGTCCCATTGATGG GTTATTTCTTCTGAGGGACAGTCAGAGCAACCCCAAGACGTTTGTCCTGTCACTGTGCCACATGCAAAAAGTCAAACACTTCCAAATCTTACCC GTGGATGACGCAGGCGAGTTAGCCTACAGCCTCGACGACGGTCACACGCGCTTCTCGGACTTGATTCAGCTGGTGGAGTTTTACCAGCTGAACCGCGGCGTGCTGCCTTGCAAACTCAAACAGCACTGCAGCGGGACCACCCTGTGA
- the cobll1b gene encoding cordon-bleu protein-like 1b isoform X1 produces the protein MDVEKRLEKPLRSCPVNFAKPMSLVMDDRLSQPHLHSSAKRVSTKSKAPSPPGLKNLDSCDFSQWYPGNAPFTMDHKEKLVDQDLSLVVVLPDGVEKMTTVHGSKPLMDLLVTLCARYRLNPSSYTLELITAGRHNVKLKPSALIGTLHAEKILLKPKGDDKNKKTGPQKPEATVRMVINYKKTQKAILRVNPQIPLTELLPAICEKCEFAEETTILLRDVQSLAPLDLSCSLNDYAIREVYARDTRGHVDSPACPASPTHAVAVTPGKDKNQKEKENKGLFSKFRKSKKTSEQATTVSAPASPVLVSKPRPLSMALPRSSSPPLMSPTSPVGDAPKKRRAPPPPIVVSQSCHADLGTRQRFYSEPTATSGDCEVSGLSCGSSAESSLKRTKRKAPQPPTSPSGASPETVPPQENMPESVGTKTLEEIMEETSAAASEIQREDASGGSISDKGCGVDPSRDLSSDGNRSQSTTSDSAIQTVEKTPAGPDSSQLAVSVSCQVESELEAPASQREKVDSGSVTSELEACQKNEDRCLPASVREHISAAEEESHVLGASHPAADDAQVHTRFPPLPEPPGQQQERTDQAPPSAKEPDFESSDDDKKNIATSAGEPLHGDLGCAPETCQTPTPPVSPKAAPDAASHPELKPKPSNELTRDYIPKVGMTTYTVVPPKSNEKLRYFEVALTLETAPVAAEDVSERSNAPRDRIPSSTTTTTTATSALNTVNGCLAEATHASSPSSSPKADDALRSSQAGSPGEVKATKIPPATKPKPGSFRLSKHKKAPGYYVTSAAEKSPGASSSPGHMGDQVDRALSPPLLPPPPPPPVHGDTEATAIQATRVTRQSSLPAKEPSLGLSLEKLKSFAAPRPYSPSTPSRFAQAVSSAVKRSHSLSLRPRPDSSPVTPSCPAANRYSVIEPNAGKEFKVDEVMSEKGVEGQLTSPSELLRTDGMTESPIAVPYDKI, from the exons GGTGTCGACCAAAAGCAAAGCCCCATCCCCGCCGGGACTGAAGAATTTGGATTCCTGTGATTTCTCGCAGTGGTATCCAGGAAACGCTCCTTTCACCATGGACCACAAGGAGAAGCTGGTCGACCAAGATCTCTCTTTAGTGGTTGTTTTGCCAGATGGTGTGGAAAAGATGACCACAGTACACGGGAG CAAGCCTCTAATGGATCTGTTAGTGACTCTCTGCGCGAGGTATCGCCTCAACCCGTCAAGTTACACCTTGGAACTGATCACCGCCGGCCGGCACAACGTCAAACTCAAGCCCAGCGCTCTCATCGGAACCTTGCACGCGGAGAAGATCTTACTCAAACCTAAAGGCGACGATAAAAATAAGAAGACGGGTCCTCAAAAGCCTGAG GCCACGGTCCGGATGGTGATAAACTACAAGAAGACCCAGAAAGCTATTTTAAGAGTCAATCCTCAGATCCCGCTGACTGAACTCTTACCCGCAATCTGTGAGAAATGTGAATTTGCAGAGGAGACAACAATTTTGTTGAGAGATGTGCAATCGCTGGCCCCTTTGGACTTGTCGTGCTCCCTAAACGATTATGCAATCCGGGAGGTTTACGCAAGAGATACGAGAG GACACGTCGACTCTCCTGCGTGTCCAGCTTCACCCACACATGCag ttgcaGTGACACCTGGTAAAGATAAAAatcagaaagaaaaagaaaacaagggcCTCTTCAGCAAGTTTAGAAAGAGCAAGAAAACATCCGAGCAG GCCACCACAGTCAGTGCGCCGGCTTCTCCGGTGCTCGTGAGCAAACCTCGACCGCTCAGCATGGCCTTGCCCCGCTCCAGCTCACCTCCGCTTATGTCGCCGACGTCACCTGTCGGTGATGCGCCCAAGAAGAGACGGGCGCCTCCGCCCCCCATCGTCGTGTCTCAAAGTTGCCACGCGGACCTCGGCACTCGCCAGAGGTTCTACTCTGAGCCTACGGCAACATCAGGGGACTGTGAG GTTTCCGGGTTAAGTTGCGGCTCCTCAGCAGAATCGTCGTTGAAGAGAACCAAACGCAAGGCGCCACAACCCCCAACGTCACCAAGTGGTGCCTCCCCAGAAACGGTTCCTCCTCAAGAAAATATGCCAG AATCTGTCGGAACTAAAACGCTGGAGGAGATCATGGAGGAGACGTCAGCTGCTGCCAGCGAGATCCAAAGAGAAGACGCCAGTGGCGGCTCGATTTCCGACAAAGGCTGCGGGGTCGATCCGTCTCGTGATCTGTCCTCAGATGGCAA TCGGTCACAGAGCACCACGAGTGATTCGGCGATTCAGACTGTTGAAAAGACGCCAGCCGGCCCGGACTCATCTCAACTGGCTG TGAGCGTCTCATGTCAAGTTGAAAGTGAACTTGAGGCGCCTGCAAGCCAGAGGGAAAAAGTTGACAGCGGGAGTGTGACAAGTGAACTCGAGGCTTGCCAGAAAAATGAGGACCGGTGCCTGCCTGCTTCTGTTCGGGAACACATCAGCGCCGCTGAGGAGGAGTCACATGTTCTCGGCGCGTCCCATCCCGCCGCAGACGACGCTCAGGTGCATACCCGTTTCCCACCTCTCCCTGAGCCGCCGGGGCAACAACAGGAACGCACAGATCAAGCTCCGCCCTCTGCCAAGGAGCCCGATTTCGAATCGTCGGACGACGACAAGAAAAATATCGCCACGTCGGCGGGTGAGCCGTTGCACGGTGACCTCGGATGCGCCCCAGAGACGTGCCAAACTCCGACGCCGCCCGTATCCCCGAAGGCCGCGCCCGACGCCGCCTCGCACCCCGAGCTGAAGCCGAAGCCTTCCAACGAGTTAACCAGGGACTACATCCCCAAGGTGGGGATGACGACGTACACCGTCGTGCCTCCGAAATCCAACGAGAAGCTGAGGTATTTCGAAGTGGCACTGACACTGGAGACGGCGCCCGTTGCCGCGGAAGACGTTAGCGAGCGCTCAAATGCACCCAGGGACCGAATACCGAGCagcactactactactactaccgcCACCAGCGCACTAAACACTGTCAACGGATGCCTCGCTGAAGCCACTCACGCCTCATCACCGAGCAGCTCGCCGAAAGCAGATGACGCTCTCCGCTCCTCTCAAGCAGGTTCCCCAGGAGAGGTCAAGGCGACGAAAATTCCGCCCGCAACGAAACCAAAGCCGGGCTCTTTCCGCTTGTCAAAGCACAAAAAGGCTCCTGGGTATTATGTAACCTCGGCAGCAGAGAAGAGCCCAGGTGCCAGTTCATCTCCTGGCCACATGGGGGATCAAGTAGACCGAGCACTGTCGCCGCCGCTtctgccgccgcctccgccgcctcccGTACATGGCGACACTGAAGCGACCGCCATACAAGCGACGCGTGTGACAAGGCAGAGCAGCCTGCCGGCCAAAGAGCCGAGCTTGGGGCTAAGCTTGGAGAAGCTGAAGAGCTTTGCGGCCCCCAGGCCTTATTCCCCCTCCACGCCGTCCCGCTTCGCCCAGGCCGTGTCCTCGGCCGTGAAGCGGAGCCATTCGCTGTCGCTTCGGCCCAGACCGGACAGCTCTCCAGTCACACCCTCTTGTCCTGCTGCTAATCGCTACTCGGTCATCGAGCCAAATGCGGGGAAAGAGTTCAAG GTTGATGAGGTGATGAGTGAAAAAGGAGTCGAAGGGCAACTAACGTCGCCGAGTGAGCTGCTGCGGACAGACGGAATGACAGAGTCCCCCATAGCGGTGCCTTATGACAAAATCTGA
- the cobll1b gene encoding cordon-bleu protein-like 1b isoform X2, which translates to MDHKEKLVDQDLSLVVVLPDGVEKMTTVHGSKPLMDLLVTLCARYRLNPSSYTLELITAGRHNVKLKPSALIGTLHAEKILLKPKGDDKNKKTGPQKPEATVRMVINYKKTQKAILRVNPQIPLTELLPAICEKCEFAEETTILLRDVQSLAPLDLSCSLNDYAIREVYARDTRGHVDSPACPASPTHAVAVTPGKDKNQKEKENKGLFSKFRKSKKTSEQATTVSAPASPVLVSKPRPLSMALPRSSSPPLMSPTSPVGDAPKKRRAPPPPIVVSQSCHADLGTRQRFYSEPTATSGDCEVSGLSCGSSAESSLKRTKRKAPQPPTSPSGASPETVPPQENMPESVGTKTLEEIMEETSAAASEIQREDASGGSISDKGCGVDPSRDLSSDGNRSQSTTSDSAIQTVEKTPAGPDSSQLAVSVSCQVESELEAPASQREKVDSGSVTSELEACQKNEDRCLPASVREHISAAEEESHVLGASHPAADDAQVHTRFPPLPEPPGQQQERTDQAPPSAKEPDFESSDDDKKNIATSAGEPLHGDLGCAPETCQTPTPPVSPKAAPDAASHPELKPKPSNELTRDYIPKVGMTTYTVVPPKSNEKLRYFEVALTLETAPVAAEDVSERSNAPRDRIPSSTTTTTTATSALNTVNGCLAEATHASSPSSSPKADDALRSSQAGSPGEVKATKIPPATKPKPGSFRLSKHKKAPGYYVTSAAEKSPGASSSPGHMGDQVDRALSPPLLPPPPPPPVHGDTEATAIQATRVTRQSSLPAKEPSLGLSLEKLKSFAAPRPYSPSTPSRFAQAVSSAVKRSHSLSLRPRPDSSPVTPSCPAANRYSVIEPNAGKEFKVDEVMSEKGVEGQLTSPSELLRTDGMTESPIAVPYDKI; encoded by the exons ATGGACCACAAGGAGAAGCTGGTCGACCAAGATCTCTCTTTAGTGGTTGTTTTGCCAGATGGTGTGGAAAAGATGACCACAGTACACGGGAG CAAGCCTCTAATGGATCTGTTAGTGACTCTCTGCGCGAGGTATCGCCTCAACCCGTCAAGTTACACCTTGGAACTGATCACCGCCGGCCGGCACAACGTCAAACTCAAGCCCAGCGCTCTCATCGGAACCTTGCACGCGGAGAAGATCTTACTCAAACCTAAAGGCGACGATAAAAATAAGAAGACGGGTCCTCAAAAGCCTGAG GCCACGGTCCGGATGGTGATAAACTACAAGAAGACCCAGAAAGCTATTTTAAGAGTCAATCCTCAGATCCCGCTGACTGAACTCTTACCCGCAATCTGTGAGAAATGTGAATTTGCAGAGGAGACAACAATTTTGTTGAGAGATGTGCAATCGCTGGCCCCTTTGGACTTGTCGTGCTCCCTAAACGATTATGCAATCCGGGAGGTTTACGCAAGAGATACGAGAG GACACGTCGACTCTCCTGCGTGTCCAGCTTCACCCACACATGCag ttgcaGTGACACCTGGTAAAGATAAAAatcagaaagaaaaagaaaacaagggcCTCTTCAGCAAGTTTAGAAAGAGCAAGAAAACATCCGAGCAG GCCACCACAGTCAGTGCGCCGGCTTCTCCGGTGCTCGTGAGCAAACCTCGACCGCTCAGCATGGCCTTGCCCCGCTCCAGCTCACCTCCGCTTATGTCGCCGACGTCACCTGTCGGTGATGCGCCCAAGAAGAGACGGGCGCCTCCGCCCCCCATCGTCGTGTCTCAAAGTTGCCACGCGGACCTCGGCACTCGCCAGAGGTTCTACTCTGAGCCTACGGCAACATCAGGGGACTGTGAG GTTTCCGGGTTAAGTTGCGGCTCCTCAGCAGAATCGTCGTTGAAGAGAACCAAACGCAAGGCGCCACAACCCCCAACGTCACCAAGTGGTGCCTCCCCAGAAACGGTTCCTCCTCAAGAAAATATGCCAG AATCTGTCGGAACTAAAACGCTGGAGGAGATCATGGAGGAGACGTCAGCTGCTGCCAGCGAGATCCAAAGAGAAGACGCCAGTGGCGGCTCGATTTCCGACAAAGGCTGCGGGGTCGATCCGTCTCGTGATCTGTCCTCAGATGGCAA TCGGTCACAGAGCACCACGAGTGATTCGGCGATTCAGACTGTTGAAAAGACGCCAGCCGGCCCGGACTCATCTCAACTGGCTG TGAGCGTCTCATGTCAAGTTGAAAGTGAACTTGAGGCGCCTGCAAGCCAGAGGGAAAAAGTTGACAGCGGGAGTGTGACAAGTGAACTCGAGGCTTGCCAGAAAAATGAGGACCGGTGCCTGCCTGCTTCTGTTCGGGAACACATCAGCGCCGCTGAGGAGGAGTCACATGTTCTCGGCGCGTCCCATCCCGCCGCAGACGACGCTCAGGTGCATACCCGTTTCCCACCTCTCCCTGAGCCGCCGGGGCAACAACAGGAACGCACAGATCAAGCTCCGCCCTCTGCCAAGGAGCCCGATTTCGAATCGTCGGACGACGACAAGAAAAATATCGCCACGTCGGCGGGTGAGCCGTTGCACGGTGACCTCGGATGCGCCCCAGAGACGTGCCAAACTCCGACGCCGCCCGTATCCCCGAAGGCCGCGCCCGACGCCGCCTCGCACCCCGAGCTGAAGCCGAAGCCTTCCAACGAGTTAACCAGGGACTACATCCCCAAGGTGGGGATGACGACGTACACCGTCGTGCCTCCGAAATCCAACGAGAAGCTGAGGTATTTCGAAGTGGCACTGACACTGGAGACGGCGCCCGTTGCCGCGGAAGACGTTAGCGAGCGCTCAAATGCACCCAGGGACCGAATACCGAGCagcactactactactactaccgcCACCAGCGCACTAAACACTGTCAACGGATGCCTCGCTGAAGCCACTCACGCCTCATCACCGAGCAGCTCGCCGAAAGCAGATGACGCTCTCCGCTCCTCTCAAGCAGGTTCCCCAGGAGAGGTCAAGGCGACGAAAATTCCGCCCGCAACGAAACCAAAGCCGGGCTCTTTCCGCTTGTCAAAGCACAAAAAGGCTCCTGGGTATTATGTAACCTCGGCAGCAGAGAAGAGCCCAGGTGCCAGTTCATCTCCTGGCCACATGGGGGATCAAGTAGACCGAGCACTGTCGCCGCCGCTtctgccgccgcctccgccgcctcccGTACATGGCGACACTGAAGCGACCGCCATACAAGCGACGCGTGTGACAAGGCAGAGCAGCCTGCCGGCCAAAGAGCCGAGCTTGGGGCTAAGCTTGGAGAAGCTGAAGAGCTTTGCGGCCCCCAGGCCTTATTCCCCCTCCACGCCGTCCCGCTTCGCCCAGGCCGTGTCCTCGGCCGTGAAGCGGAGCCATTCGCTGTCGCTTCGGCCCAGACCGGACAGCTCTCCAGTCACACCCTCTTGTCCTGCTGCTAATCGCTACTCGGTCATCGAGCCAAATGCGGGGAAAGAGTTCAAG GTTGATGAGGTGATGAGTGAAAAAGGAGTCGAAGGGCAACTAACGTCGCCGAGTGAGCTGCTGCGGACAGACGGAATGACAGAGTCCCCCATAGCGGTGCCTTATGACAAAATCTGA